TCCCAAGCCCGCATACATATACTTGTCGCCGAACGTTTCGGTCAATGCAACAAAGCCCGGTTCACCAGTGCAATGACCGGGCGCTATGGTTTCCACACGCCATTCATCGCGCAGGGCCTGGGCGATGCGGCGGATTTCCGGCTCTTTTGTGAGAACGAGATGAAGGCCGCCAAAGATGCAGTGCACGCGATCTTCAATCGAGCGCGAGGCGGCGAGAATCTTTTCAATGCCGGGATGTGAACAGCCGGCTATCAAAACCAAGCCGCGCGGCGTGCGCAGGGCCAGCGAGAGTTCTCGCATTTCGCGCGTGCCCGGAACATCCGACACCACGGCAACGAGCCAAACATTGGCGGCAATCTCAGTAGTCTCCTTGACCCAAGTGAATTGCGCGTCTGGCCACGGCGTCCCATGGCGAATGGTTTCGGGCGGCCTGCCGTCATAGTACTGCATATAGGCAGGCAGCGCATGGCAACGTGGATAGAACACACCTGGAAGACTCGAACCAAAAACCCCATACAGCTCGTCGGGCGTGTAGATGCGTACGGCCGGATTGAGCTTAAGCAGATGGTTCAGTCCGCTGGTGTGGTCACCGTGCCGATGAGAGATCGCGACGAGATCGAGCTTGCCCAGGTCAATGCCAAGTGCCTCAGTGTTTTCCGCGAATGTACGTGCATTGTTACCGGTGTCGAACAGAATGCGCTTTCCCTCGAACTCGACGAGCGCCGCGAATCCCCAATCCTTCCTCAAGTCGGTTCGCTTGCCGAATGAGTCGTGGAGGATAGTTATGCGATTGCCCGCCATGTGTGAGGCCTAATCAGTTATTAGACAGTTACGGGACTGTAGCATTAAATTTTGAGGCGGGTCAATACCTCTTTCCAGCTACCAAACGGAATAGCTCTATACTACCCCATTATGTTGATTACCAACACAAACCCGCACTTTCAGGTGAATTTTCTTAATCCTTAGTTACTGGAAGGATTTCTTTCATTTTTTAGAATTGGAATTAAAATTTCGTATTAGATAATAATGACCCTGCCTATCACCTTTCAACACTTGCTTTCAAAAATCGCGCGATTACCCGCACTGCTCGTTTTTTTATGGTATTTTGTATTAGAATGACGGAATTAGTCCTAAAGTAAAGACAACGATTACAAACGAGGCTTCGTATCAAGCGAAGCCCATTATTAAAATTACTTTCACTTCCTAATGTCCACTATAGTAAAAAGCACATTAAGCCAAATTCCCAGAAGCGTCTGGATACTCGGCTTCGTCAGCCTGTTCATGGACATCTCCTCTGAAATGATCCATAGCCTGCTACCCCTCTTCATGGTTACAACACTTGGAACCGGGGTATTCATGGTCGGCCTGATTGAAGGATTGGCCGAAT
This window of the Nitrospirota bacterium genome carries:
- a CDS encoding MBL fold metallo-hydrolase codes for the protein MAGNRITILHDSFGKRTDLRKDWGFAALVEFEGKRILFDTGNNARTFAENTEALGIDLGKLDLVAISHRHGDHTSGLNHLLKLNPAVRIYTPDELYGVFGSSLPGVFYPRCHALPAYMQYYDGRPPETIRHGTPWPDAQFTWVKETTEIAANVWLVAVVSDVPGTREMRELSLALRTPRGLVLIAGCSHPGIEKILAASRSIEDRVHCIFGGLHLVLTKEPEIRRIAQALRDEWRVETIAPGHCTGEPGFVALTETFGDKYMYAGLGDSLDLP